One window of Pleurocapsa minor HA4230-MV1 genomic DNA carries:
- a CDS encoding gamma-glutamyl-phosphate reductase: protein MESSSDRVLAIVQKSHKAAIKLAQISGSKRRLGILAIAEAIENNGDEILESNTLDLEMSREMAIAEPIADWLKLTPERVETTVAILKRLSQAADPTRRLINAPYQLEPSQTYCQLVPLGTVALIHEAFPELAAIVAGLCLKTGNSLITRGCSTASNSNQTIASIIQTALASTELPSGTFESISDLGISVQELVTQDRYINLVIPYGRPSLVQQVAEKATTTVLRTAMGNCYLYWSKSGSLELTRQMIVNSHDGEPDAVNAIEKVLINQEIKPSLLQSLFNNLQQSGFKLRGDDALVEQFPEFLSLMKPQEWSKPYLTKIVAFRRIDSLSQAVFWINRYSSGHADSIVTKSYQEGRQFVQGIDSALAYINTSPKFSRIPEEGSDVFLGMSNQKAYRQGLISVETFTTIKQIVQG from the coding sequence ATAGAAAGTTCATCAGATCGAGTGCTGGCCATAGTTCAAAAATCCCACAAAGCTGCTATCAAACTTGCTCAAATATCGGGTTCAAAACGAAGACTAGGAATATTAGCGATCGCCGAAGCAATAGAAAACAATGGCGATGAAATATTAGAATCTAATACGCTTGACCTGGAAATGAGTCGCGAAATGGCGATCGCCGAGCCGATAGCTGACTGGCTGAAGCTAACGCCAGAAAGAGTGGAAACGACAGTGGCGATCTTAAAGCGACTTTCTCAAGCTGCCGATCCTACTAGACGCTTAATTAATGCGCCCTATCAGTTAGAACCATCTCAAACTTATTGTCAGCTAGTTCCTTTGGGAACAGTTGCCTTGATTCATGAAGCCTTTCCTGAATTAGCAGCGATCGTGGCAGGACTTTGTTTGAAAACAGGCAATAGCTTAATCACAAGGGGTTGCAGTACTGCTAGTAATTCCAACCAGACTATTGCCAGCATCATTCAGACAGCATTAGCATCGACGGAGTTACCTTCAGGCACATTTGAAAGTATTTCTGATTTAGGTATTTCAGTGCAAGAGCTGGTTACCCAGGATCGTTATATTAATTTAGTTATACCTTATGGTCGCCCAAGTCTTGTGCAACAGGTAGCCGAAAAAGCAACGACAACAGTGTTGAGAACTGCCATGGGTAATTGTTATCTATATTGGTCAAAAAGCGGTAGTTTAGAGCTAACTCGCCAGATGATTGTTAATAGTCATGACGGTGAACCAGATGCAGTCAATGCGATTGAAAAAGTATTAATCAACCAGGAAATCAAGCCTTCGCTGCTACAATCGTTGTTTAATAACCTGCAACAGTCAGGATTCAAACTGCGGGGAGATGATGCATTAGTAGAGCAGTTTCCTGAGTTTCTATCTCTAATGAAACCCCAAGAATGGAGTAAACCATATTTAACTAAGATTGTGGCATTTCGCCGTATAGATAGTTTATCTCAAGCAGTCTTTTGGATTAACCGCTACAGTAGTGGTCATGCAGACTCAATTGTCACCAAATCTTACCAGGAAGGAAGGCAATTTGTTCAAGGTATTGATAGCGCGCTGGCTTATATTAATACTTCTCCTAAGTTTTCGCGTATTCCCGAAGAAGGAAGTGATGTATTTTTAGGTATGTCAAACCAAAAAGCTTATCGACAAGGTTTAATTAGCGTCGAAACCTTCACCACAATTAAGCAAATTGTTCAAGGATGA
- a CDS encoding GAF domain-containing protein, translating to MNNYQPPTQEESPNLLESVATERIKVASTIIDKIRCSQDIQTIFTITTQEVRRVLECDRLIVYQFNDDWSGQVLAESVGAGWVSLLVEQNNYEVLNNGHVQQDRCLLRDWSKGEQGDILQQDSFLQSTQGGKYAHGQKFTAVEDIYTKGFPDCYIQALEQYQAKAYLLVPVFQEQKLWGLLGAYQNQSTRTWSDSEIELMRQIATHLAVALQQAEYINQLKLQTRDLEITLKELTLAQQQLIQQEKLAALGQLVAGVAHEINTPLGAIQASAGNNTKALIAAIAELPKLSEFLNPAEKVLFFKLIEEAMRSKPIFSSSEKRPLKRQITEQLKEYQVNNARNIADLLIDIGVVQEVDSYLPLLQHGKVSWILDLAYNLTRLLNNNKTILTSVEKASKVVFALKNYARFDASEEKQLAQVEDGLATVLEIYHNQLKHNIEVIQHYQDLPEILCYPDELIQIWTNLIHNGIQAMKQGGTLTLTTALENEGIKVEITDSGSGIPPQVKDKIFEAFFTTKPTGEGSGLGLHISKKIVDKHNGTITVASQPGHTKFTVWLPLSNDQ from the coding sequence ATGAATAATTATCAACCACCAACCCAAGAGGAATCGCCAAATCTACTAGAATCAGTGGCTACAGAACGAATCAAAGTAGCATCCACAATTATTGATAAAATTCGCTGTTCTCAAGATATTCAAACTATTTTCACGATCACGACTCAAGAAGTACGTCGCGTCTTAGAATGCGATCGCTTGATCGTTTATCAGTTTAATGATGACTGGAGTGGTCAGGTTCTGGCAGAATCCGTGGGTGCTGGCTGGGTTTCTTTACTAGTTGAACAAAATAACTATGAAGTGTTAAATAACGGTCATGTTCAACAAGATCGCTGTCTCTTAAGAGATTGGTCAAAAGGTGAACAGGGGGATATTCTCCAACAAGATAGTTTTCTGCAATCAACTCAGGGAGGAAAATATGCTCACGGACAAAAATTCACCGCAGTAGAGGATATTTACACCAAAGGATTTCCCGATTGCTATATTCAAGCTCTAGAACAGTATCAAGCCAAAGCTTATTTGTTAGTTCCAGTTTTTCAGGAGCAAAAACTTTGGGGTTTGTTAGGTGCATATCAAAATCAATCTACGCGCACCTGGTCAGATTCTGAAATCGAATTGATGAGGCAAATTGCGACTCATTTAGCAGTAGCTTTGCAACAAGCAGAATATATTAATCAGCTCAAGCTGCAAACCAGAGATTTAGAAATAACCCTCAAAGAGTTAACGCTAGCTCAACAGCAGCTAATTCAACAGGAAAAGTTGGCTGCCTTAGGACAATTAGTCGCTGGAGTTGCTCACGAGATCAATACACCATTAGGCGCGATTCAAGCCTCAGCAGGCAACAACACCAAGGCTTTGATAGCGGCGATCGCCGAATTACCCAAGCTGTCGGAATTTTTAAATCCAGCAGAAAAAGTATTGTTTTTCAAACTGATTGAAGAGGCGATGAGAAGTAAGCCTATTTTTTCTTCTAGCGAAAAACGTCCTCTTAAACGCCAAATTACCGAGCAACTCAAAGAATATCAGGTTAATAATGCACGCAATATTGCCGATCTCTTAATTGATATTGGAGTTGTCCAAGAGGTTGACAGCTATTTACCTCTGCTACAGCATGGAAAAGTTAGTTGGATTTTAGATTTAGCTTATAATCTAACTCGTTTGTTGAACAACAACAAAACCATTCTGACTTCAGTCGAAAAAGCGTCTAAGGTTGTCTTTGCCCTAAAGAACTACGCTCGCTTTGATGCTAGTGAAGAAAAACAACTAGCTCAAGTAGAAGATGGATTAGCAACCGTCTTAGAAATTTACCACAACCAATTAAAACATAACATTGAGGTCATTCAGCATTATCAAGATCTGCCTGAAATCCTCTGCTATCCTGATGAGCTAATTCAGATCTGGACTAATCTAATTCACAATGGCATTCAAGCTATGAAACAGGGGGGAACATTAACTCTGACAACTGCTTTAGAAAATGAGGGCATTAAAGTAGAAATAACCGATTCAGGTTCAGGAATTCCTCCTCAAGTCAAAGACAAAATATTTGAGGCTTTTTTCACGACTAAACCGACAGGAGAAGGAAGTGGTTTAGGTCTACATATTAGTAAAAAAATTGTTGACAAACATAATGGCACTATTACTGTAGCCAGCCAACCAGGACATACTAAATTCACTGTTTGGCTACCTTTGAGCAATGATCAGTGA
- a CDS encoding EAL domain-containing protein: MGNNQTKNSAWQSKASLSTNVDDSRAAIICVDDEPVILSSLGEQLKRSLGQKYEIELVDSGAEAIALCAELVAEGIQIPLIISDQIMPEMMGDELLIKLHALYPDTLKILLTGQANADAVGNLVNAAALYRYVTKPWAETDLILTVEEALRRYQQEQQLAEQNQILLEVNHQLASAISLLQATLEATADGILVLNESGNVINYNQKFIDIWGLPNKIELNRDQILTWILAELTEPYANSLKERYAQFNSPKFNSLELKNGKVLECYSQVQQLQEQAMGQVLSFRDVTEHKKAQTIIQHQAFHDSLTDLPNRTLFDRELAKALNQAQQQNQMLAVVFIDLDRFKTINDTLGHAIGDLLLKSVVKRLERCVREKDIIARWGGDEFTLLLPEINCRDDATAIAQRILSALKPGFKLDRHYLHITSSLGIAVFPDDGKDAETLLKNADVALYWVKEKGRNNYQHYTLRLNSQAHELLSIENSLHHALANQEFTLCYQPIVEVQTNKIVKLEALLRWQQPDLGMVYPDLFIPIAEENGLIVDIGAWALQTACAQTKAWQNMGLSDLIVSVNLSARQFYNNDLVQTVKQILRSTELSPNYLELEITETATMRNTNLAKQILLSLHQMGISLSMDDFGTGYSSLSYLKDFPFSTIKIDRSFVQDLSFDSSNFAIINAITTLGAGLNLQIIAEGVESEQLKNLLKTLHCDYMQGYFFSLPLTAEQATKLLLNSLSHKA; this comes from the coding sequence ATGGGCAATAATCAAACTAAAAATTCTGCTTGGCAATCAAAAGCTTCGTTAAGTACTAATGTTGATGATAGTAGGGCAGCAATTATCTGCGTTGATGATGAACCTGTAATTTTAAGTAGTCTGGGAGAACAGCTTAAACGTTCTTTAGGTCAGAAATATGAAATTGAATTAGTAGATAGTGGAGCGGAGGCGATCGCTCTTTGTGCTGAATTAGTGGCGGAGGGAATCCAGATTCCCCTGATTATTTCCGATCAAATTATGCCTGAGATGATGGGAGATGAGTTATTAATTAAGCTTCATGCTCTCTATCCTGACACGCTAAAAATTCTCCTAACAGGGCAAGCCAATGCCGATGCGGTGGGTAATTTGGTTAACGCTGCGGCTTTATATCGATATGTGACTAAGCCTTGGGCGGAAACAGATTTGATTCTTACCGTTGAAGAAGCTTTACGCCGTTATCAGCAAGAGCAACAGTTAGCTGAACAAAATCAAATTCTCTTAGAGGTTAATCACCAGCTAGCTAGTGCAATTTCTCTGCTGCAAGCTACCTTAGAAGCCACAGCAGATGGCATTTTGGTTTTAAACGAGAGTGGAAATGTAATCAACTATAATCAAAAATTTATTGACATTTGGGGATTGCCCAACAAGATCGAGCTAAATCGCGACCAAATTTTGACCTGGATTTTAGCCGAACTTACTGAACCCTATGCCAACAGCTTAAAAGAACGATATGCTCAGTTTAATTCTCCTAAATTTAATTCTTTAGAACTAAAAAACGGCAAAGTATTGGAGTGCTATTCTCAGGTACAGCAACTTCAAGAGCAGGCAATGGGACAGGTTTTGAGCTTTCGAGATGTAACCGAACACAAAAAAGCTCAGACGATCATTCAACATCAGGCTTTTCACGATTCTCTAACTGATTTACCCAATCGAACTCTATTTGATCGCGAATTAGCTAAAGCCTTGAATCAGGCTCAGCAGCAAAATCAGATGTTGGCAGTAGTATTTATCGATTTAGATCGTTTTAAGACGATCAATGATACTTTAGGACATGCAATTGGGGATTTATTGCTCAAAAGTGTGGTCAAGCGATTAGAACGTTGCGTGAGAGAAAAAGACATTATTGCTCGTTGGGGTGGGGATGAATTTACCCTACTGCTACCTGAAATCAATTGTCGAGATGATGCAACAGCGATCGCCCAAAGAATTTTGTCAGCTCTCAAGCCTGGATTCAAGCTGGATCGACACTATCTGCATATTACTAGTAGTTTAGGGATTGCTGTCTTTCCTGATGATGGTAAAGATGCGGAAACTTTACTCAAAAATGCTGATGTAGCTCTTTATTGGGTCAAAGAAAAAGGTCGCAACAATTATCAACACTACACCTTGAGGCTTAATTCTCAAGCTCACGAATTGCTGAGTATAGAGAACAGCCTGCATCATGCTTTAGCGAATCAAGAGTTTACTCTTTGCTATCAACCAATCGTCGAGGTTCAGACTAACAAAATTGTCAAACTAGAAGCTTTACTCCGTTGGCAGCAACCCGATCTGGGCATGGTTTATCCTGATTTGTTTATTCCCATCGCCGAAGAAAACGGTTTGATTGTCGATATTGGAGCTTGGGCATTACAAACCGCCTGCGCTCAAACAAAAGCATGGCAAAATATGGGCTTGTCTGACTTAATCGTCTCGGTCAATTTATCGGCTCGCCAATTTTACAACAACGATCTGGTACAGACAGTAAAGCAAATCTTGCGTTCAACAGAACTAAGTCCCAATTACTTAGAACTGGAAATAACCGAAACAGCGACGATGCGCAACACTAATCTGGCTAAACAGATACTATTGAGTCTGCATCAGATGGGGATCTCTCTTTCCATGGATGATTTTGGCACGGGATACTCATCACTGAGCTATCTTAAAGACTTTCCTTTTAGCACGATTAAAATCGATCGCTCTTTTGTCCAAGATCTCAGTTTTGACTCTAGTAACTTCGCTATTATCAACGCAATTACCACTTTAGGAGCAGGCTTAAATCTTCAAATCATTGCGGAAGGGGTAGAATCTGAACAGCTCAAGAACTTGTTAAAAACTTTGCACTGTGACTACATGCAAGGATACTTTTTTAGTTTGCCCCTAACAGCAGAGCAAGCAACTAAGCTACTTTTAAACTCTTTAAGTCATAAAGCTTAA
- a CDS encoding photosystem II reaction center protein M, with the protein MEVNDLGFVATILFVLVPTVFLLILFIQTDKDQREG; encoded by the coding sequence ATGGAAGTTAATGATTTGGGATTTGTAGCTACTATCCTATTTGTTTTAGTTCCTACTGTCTTTTTACTAATTCTCTTTATCCAAACTGATAAAGATCAAAGAGAAGGTTAA
- a CDS encoding HEAT repeat domain-containing protein → MDNRFSNIFNLTEDQAIALLKKPLNTEDGTSERYVGAAHLINFPTERSINALIEAIKDLDPALENRIARRKAVESLGRLKATQALPILKVCLADADPLTVENAVWAIGEIGTEDQSLLEAIANLLTKPNQTYRVIIHTLANFHYLPALERIKPFTSHDDKSIASAALASVARLGNDYSQMNQVVEFLQHDDINVRRACIQDLIDSEYYSAIDAIAKAPISIAFRLRGIRLLAAKGLAIGKINFAEIEPSLDRIIRDRPQDIDLVHEYDRPPELEFLIRELYHTDFGRCYLAGKTLLEIYPQEAAEALLQTYQSEAHNDYGAHFHVIKLLGLLQHQPSYDLIVEALHNTSPQFQKSRAAAAIALGNLQAVQAIPLLKQTLDTPIFDLKYACLLALEQLGENCWSEVVDDQNLLIKTKANYRLNSNVQ, encoded by the coding sequence ATGGACAATAGATTTTCTAACATATTTAATTTAACGGAAGACCAAGCGATCGCTCTGTTGAAAAAACCGTTAAATACAGAAGATGGGACATCCGAGCGTTATGTTGGTGCTGCACATTTAATTAATTTTCCCACGGAAAGATCGATCAATGCCTTAATTGAAGCAATCAAAGACTTGGATCCAGCCTTAGAAAACCGCATCGCCAGAAGAAAAGCGGTAGAAAGTTTGGGGCGTTTAAAAGCGACTCAGGCATTACCCATACTTAAAGTTTGTTTAGCGGATGCAGATCCCTTGACCGTTGAAAATGCGGTTTGGGCAATTGGTGAAATTGGTACAGAAGATCAATCACTCCTCGAAGCGATCGCCAATTTATTAACTAAACCGAATCAAACATACCGCGTAATTATTCATACTCTAGCAAATTTTCATTATTTACCCGCGCTCGAACGGATCAAACCTTTTACTAGCCATGATGATAAATCTATTGCTAGTGCTGCGCTCGCTTCTGTAGCACGTCTGGGTAATGACTACAGTCAAATGAATCAAGTTGTAGAATTTCTCCAGCATGATGACATTAACGTTAGACGCGCCTGTATTCAGGATTTAATCGACTCTGAATATTATTCAGCCATTGACGCGATCGCCAAAGCGCCGATTTCTATTGCCTTCCGTTTGCGGGGGATTAGACTTTTAGCTGCTAAAGGTTTGGCTATAGGTAAAATCAATTTTGCTGAGATTGAACCTAGTTTAGATCGTATAATTCGCGATCGCCCTCAAGATATCGATCTGGTACATGAATACGATCGACCACCCGAACTAGAATTCTTGATTAGAGAGCTATATCACACTGATTTTGGGCGATGTTACCTAGCAGGAAAAACACTACTCGAAATCTATCCTCAAGAGGCAGCAGAAGCTCTTTTACAAACTTATCAGTCAGAAGCTCACAATGATTATGGCGCACATTTTCATGTAATAAAGCTACTTGGGTTACTCCAACATCAACCCAGCTACGATTTAATTGTCGAAGCGTTACATAATACTTCGCCCCAGTTCCAGAAGTCTCGCGCCGCTGCGGCGATCGCTCTTGGTAATCTGCAAGCTGTTCAAGCTATTCCTTTGCTGAAACAAACTCTTGATACACCCATCTTCGATCTTAAGTATGCTTGTCTATTGGCACTGGAACAACTGGGCGAGAATTGTTGGTCTGAAGTAGTAGACGATCAAAATCTGCTCATTAAGACAAAAGCTAACTATAGACTAAACTCTAATGTGCAGTGA
- a CDS encoding response regulator encodes MSESAILCVDDEVVILDSLKEQLKRKFGDRFIYEVAESADEAWEVIKELQEDEIQVIAIVSDWLMPGIKGDEFLIQIHQQFPKLITVMLTGQADEEAIERAKEQANLHACLYKPWTEQELTQIITSALEQAK; translated from the coding sequence ATGAGTGAATCTGCAATTTTATGTGTTGATGACGAGGTTGTTATTCTAGACAGCCTAAAAGAACAGCTAAAACGCAAGTTTGGCGATCGCTTTATTTATGAAGTGGCAGAAAGTGCCGATGAAGCTTGGGAAGTAATTAAAGAACTACAGGAAGACGAAATTCAAGTAATCGCGATCGTCTCAGATTGGCTAATGCCTGGCATTAAAGGGGATGAGTTTTTAATTCAAATTCATCAGCAGTTTCCTAAATTGATTACGGTCATGTTAACTGGGCAAGCAGATGAAGAGGCGATTGAAAGAGCCAAAGAACAAGCAAATCTTCATGCTTGTCTATATAAACCCTGGACAGAACAGGAATTAACCCAAATTATTACTTCTGCTCTAGAGCAAGCAAAATAA
- a CDS encoding DUF3531 family protein has product MEIQFREFNPFDLWIWLEFPTVPSRMEQQYIEELFDSWFYLGKLGGFNAENLPIQDAGIEISYMDYDHSQLENALMSPMHNMGDIEYLGVWGRCWFDLGTSDLIAIDVLINSIYQLSKEFVQINKIIVGGQNEDWPINESSKSTVSQ; this is encoded by the coding sequence ATGGAAATACAATTTAGAGAATTTAATCCTTTTGATTTATGGATTTGGTTAGAATTTCCCACTGTTCCTTCTCGTATGGAACAGCAGTACATTGAAGAACTTTTTGATTCTTGGTTTTATCTAGGCAAGTTGGGCGGTTTTAATGCTGAAAATCTTCCAATACAAGATGCTGGAATAGAAATTAGCTACATGGACTACGATCATTCGCAATTAGAAAATGCTTTGATGTCACCAATGCACAATATGGGCGATATTGAATATCTCGGTGTTTGGGGTAGATGTTGGTTCGATCTTGGTACGAGTGATTTAATCGCGATCGATGTTTTAATTAATTCAATTTATCAACTTAGTAAAGAATTTGTGCAAATAAATAAAATTATAGTTGGAGGTCAAAATGAGGATTGGCCAATTAACGAAAGTAGTAAATCTACTGTTAGTCAATAG
- a CDS encoding peptidase C15 has product MPRKILLTSFQTWLPHQKSNSSDDLLNLINSVNIHRVQELKLNSLLFLRQLPVNIELATQQVIDAIKVINPHGIICCGMAESRSKLSLESCASWDRDCAFTKVNLNELVNCLNDTNISHNAGKFVCEGLYYRVLKYIQTEKLYLPCIFVHVPVLLPDNLSLIEADFQTIIQFMQSIEA; this is encoded by the coding sequence ATGCCTCGCAAAATTCTGTTGACATCTTTTCAAACTTGGCTACCTCATCAAAAATCAAACTCTTCGGATGATCTGCTAAATTTAATTAATTCAGTTAATATTCATAGAGTGCAGGAGCTTAAATTAAACTCATTGTTGTTTTTGAGGCAACTTCCAGTCAATATAGAATTAGCTACACAACAAGTAATCGATGCCATTAAAGTAATTAATCCTCATGGAATTATTTGTTGTGGAATGGCTGAGTCAAGAAGTAAACTCTCTTTAGAATCTTGTGCATCATGGGATCGAGACTGCGCTTTTACTAAAGTTAATTTGAATGAGCTAGTAAATTGTTTGAACGATACTAATATTAGCCATAATGCGGGCAAGTTTGTTTGTGAAGGCTTGTATTATCGGGTATTGAAGTATATACAAACAGAAAAATTATACTTACCTTGTATTTTTGTTCATGTACCTGTCTTGCTTCCTGACAATTTAAGTTTAATTGAAGCAGATTTTCAGACAATAATTCAATTTATGCAGTCTATTGAAGCTTAA
- a CDS encoding DUF427 domain-containing protein: protein MIYPQRIEPQPGQESVWDYPRPPRNERSHKQIKIVFNEVIIAQSSNTYRVLETSHPPSYYIPPEDIKLEYLKPVASKKSFCEWKGIAAYYNLQVEDREVINAAWYYPQPTAEFAAIKDYVAFYPSKMDACYVDGELVQAQAGDFYGGWITQDIVGPFKGDTGSWGW, encoded by the coding sequence ATGATTTATCCACAACGTATTGAGCCACAGCCTGGACAGGAGTCTGTTTGGGATTATCCTCGTCCACCTAGGAACGAGCGATCGCACAAGCAAATTAAAATTGTTTTTAATGAAGTTATCATTGCCCAAAGTAGTAACACTTATCGAGTGTTAGAAACTAGTCATCCTCCCTCTTACTATATTCCTCCAGAAGATATTAAGCTGGAATATTTAAAGCCAGTTGCGTCTAAGAAATCGTTTTGTGAATGGAAAGGAATAGCAGCATATTACAATTTGCAGGTTGAAGATCGAGAAGTAATTAATGCAGCTTGGTATTATCCTCAGCCAACAGCAGAATTTGCGGCCATTAAAGATTATGTTGCTTTTTATCCTAGTAAAATGGATGCTTGTTATGTTGATGGTGAACTGGTTCAAGCTCAAGCTGGAGACTTTTATGGTGGCTGGATAACTCAAGACATAGTAGGGCCATTTAAAGGGGACACAGGCAGTTGGGGATGGTAA
- a CDS encoding (2Fe-2S)-binding protein, which produces MTTITFAKENQEVIAAQGSNLREKALQNRVDIYTLGGKLRNCGGYGQCATCIVEVTQGMENLSPRTDFENRRLKRKPENYRLACQTMVNGPVTIITKPKPAKKKK; this is translated from the coding sequence ATGACGACAATCACCTTTGCCAAGGAAAATCAAGAAGTAATTGCTGCTCAAGGGTCAAATTTGCGCGAAAAAGCTCTTCAAAACCGAGTTGATATTTACACCCTGGGGGGAAAACTCAGAAATTGTGGTGGCTATGGACAGTGTGCAACTTGTATTGTCGAAGTTACTCAAGGGATGGAAAACCTATCTCCCAGAACAGATTTTGAAAACCGTAGATTAAAAAGAAAGCCTGAGAATTACCGATTGGCATGTCAAACTATGGTTAATGGCCCAGTCACGATTATTACCAAGCCCAAGCCTGCTAAAAAGAAGAAATAA
- a CDS encoding 4'-phosphopantetheinyl transferase superfamily protein, translating into MATNSSIDSIWQTPSQPPRLRDSLVHVWRANLSLSTSEIEELTTLLSPDEIARANKFRFFKHKSRFIAARGILRQLLANYLDLNPQKITFEYSDRGKPHLAKDLSLQFNLSHSQEYALFGLTLNHLIGVDIEYQRTMLDALKIAQRFFSAREYKMLEEVSIEQQPKLFFQLWTAKEAYLKATGTGLSASLNSVEIALNQSKSPYLSTLKKDTIMNWSLYSCTPATDYLAAIAINAQIPVQSINYWHWSKEFFSTINF; encoded by the coding sequence ATGGCAACCAACAGCAGCATCGATTCAATTTGGCAAACTCCCTCGCAACCACCTAGATTGAGAGATAGTCTGGTTCATGTTTGGCGCGCCAATTTATCCCTATCTACCTCAGAAATTGAGGAATTAACGACTCTTTTATCTCCTGATGAAATAGCTAGAGCTAATAAATTTCGTTTCTTTAAACACAAAAGCAGGTTTATTGCAGCCAGAGGAATTTTAAGACAATTATTAGCTAATTATCTTGATTTAAATCCGCAAAAGATTACCTTTGAATACAGCGATCGCGGAAAGCCTCACTTGGCAAAAGATTTATCTTTACAATTTAATCTTTCTCATTCTCAGGAATACGCCCTTTTTGGCCTCACCCTCAATCATCTGATTGGCGTTGACATTGAATATCAACGAACTATGCTCGATGCGCTTAAAATTGCTCAACGTTTTTTCTCTGCCAGAGAATACAAGATGCTAGAAGAAGTCTCCATAGAGCAACAACCAAAATTATTTTTTCAGCTTTGGACAGCAAAAGAGGCTTACCTAAAGGCTACTGGCACAGGTTTATCAGCTTCTTTAAACAGTGTTGAGATTGCTTTGAATCAAAGTAAATCTCCTTACCTATCAACACTTAAGAAAGATACAATAATGAACTGGTCGCTATATTCTTGTACTCCAGCAACAGATTATTTAGCAGCGATCGCCATTAATGCTCAAATACCAGTTCAATCTATTAATTATTGGCATTGGTCAAAAGAGTTTTTTAGTACAATTAATTTTTAA
- a CDS encoding HEAT repeat domain-containing protein, whose product MTNTPDPARNSQTLLLSHEETDELLSRVNQQLANGTFNHQDQQLIKQMVECLGDTRGLVRLGFAEALGVVGKPAVDTLIDALLHHSNEVVRRAAGKTLTLIEDPVAIPHLIHALLNDEDTVVQASAIGALARIGIASVTPLLEVLASPNSSESNKGHAAWGLAFIGAPAKDKLYTAYNSDSPAVRAAVVGAIAKVVQEDRHDTHSLNLLVNALQDTVADVRSEAAAVLGNLKYQPAIPTLIDLLHHPEAETRQSAALSLMKIGERQSIPALQTALDQESNPQTSKAIALAVSLLQKQVDSGPDNDWIE is encoded by the coding sequence ATGACAAATACTCCCGATCCCGCCAGAAATAGTCAAACTTTGTTGCTTTCTCATGAAGAAACAGATGAACTATTAAGCAGGGTAAATCAGCAATTGGCTAACGGTACTTTTAATCATCAAGACCAACAGCTAATCAAGCAAATGGTAGAATGCTTAGGTGATACCAGAGGTTTAGTCCGTTTAGGCTTTGCAGAAGCCTTGGGAGTGGTGGGAAAACCTGCGGTAGACACTTTAATTGATGCCTTATTGCATCACTCTAACGAGGTAGTTAGAAGAGCTGCGGGCAAAACTCTAACCTTAATTGAAGATCCCGTCGCCATACCTCATTTAATTCACGCTTTGCTTAACGATGAAGATACGGTGGTACAAGCCTCAGCGATTGGCGCACTGGCTCGGATCGGGATCGCTTCTGTAACGCCTTTATTAGAGGTATTAGCATCTCCCAATTCTAGTGAAAGTAATAAAGGTCATGCAGCCTGGGGTTTAGCCTTTATCGGCGCTCCAGCCAAAGATAAATTGTATACCGCTTACAATTCAGACTCGCCAGCAGTTAGAGCTGCCGTGGTGGGAGCGATCGCCAAAGTGGTGCAAGAAGATCGTCATGATACCCACTCATTAAATTTACTAGTAAATGCCCTCCAGGATACCGTAGCTGATGTTCGGAGTGAGGCAGCAGCAGTCTTGGGTAATTTAAAATATCAGCCTGCAATTCCTACTTTAATAGATCTACTCCATCACCCTGAAGCAGAAACACGCCAGTCAGCTGCTTTGTCTTTAATGAAAATTGGCGAGCGCCAATCTATTCCTGCACTGCAAACTGCTTTAGACCAAGAAAGTAATCCGCAAACCAGTAAAGCGATCGCTCTAGCTGTATCTTTATTACAAAAGCAAGTCGATTCTGGGCCAGATAATGATTGGATCGAGTAA